AGTTTGGCCTTGACAGCTTCCGCCGCAGCTCGTCTTGAGCGCGCCCCTCTCTGGGCTCCGTGAAATTGCAGCCAGTGCGCGCCCACATTCTGCCGCCCCAGGTCGTAGGGACGCATATATCTTTCGAAGCGCCATTGCTGAGCTCGAAGCCGTTACCGTCGCCAGCAAGGCTGCCGCATTTGCCGGTGCCGGTATAGCAGATCGGAGATTCACTGCTGGTGCAGTCCTGATTCCTGGCACACGTCAACGAGTCGTAAGTGACTGTGCCGCCGATCGGCACCGATCGACAAAAGCCCACCGTCGGGTCGCAGAACTCGTTCGCCTGGCATTGACTGTTGCTGGTGCACGTTGGCGGGTTGGGAAGCGTGGTTTGAGTCGTACCCAGCGCTGCCACCCAAATCGTATTGCCCGATTTGTTCTGGACCGTGACGCTGCGATCCGAGGCGGTGCAGTTCGCCGCCGATGCCGGCCTCAGGATGGTCAAGGCTGCGAATGTGATCGCAACTGCAGATATCGCGGCCAGCCTTAGTCGTAGGGGTTTGTCCACCATCAACCTCCCCGCAGCGGGAGTTGGGCAAACTGGTTGGGCTAGCAGAGCGGTGGGAAATACACGCCGAAATGGCTAGGTCGCACTCGACCCTTATTGTCGATAGCGACTTCGAACCGATATGCCCTGGGCGATGGCAAAGTCAATAACTCGATGAATTAAGCTGGCTAGATTTGAATTAATATAAATTCGCACGGTATATGCGATCGCGAAGTCGCGCGCCGATCACATTCGCCAGCGGCTCATTTTTACGGCGGTAAAATGGCTCAGTTCGTCAGCGTTGCAGGTAATAGCCTTTCCTTCGACTTGCGCCGCCGGCGAAGGTCGCGGGCGATGGCTATCGAAGGCTCATCAGAGGTTATTCAGGTTTAGAGAGTGCCTCGAAGCCAGCCGCTCGGTGGCTCTGATCCATCCGCTCATTCCAAGCTGTTCGAACTGATCGTGCGCCTTGTGCAGAAACGAAAGTGCGCGCATTGGATCGCCGGCTTCGCCGCGCCGCAGGTACATCAGGGCTTCGTCGTAATCGGCGATCGAGCGCAGCGTGCGCGAGCCGTGCGTATCGAGAAAATCGCGCGACTTGTCGAACCATTGCGATGCTTCGTCGTAGCGGCCTTGCAACGCGCAGAGCCGGGCAAGACACAGCCGCGAATCGCTCATCGGAAAATGGAAATCCGGCTTGAGCACTTTCTCGCGCAGGTTGCGCTCGATTATCTCGATGTAATCGGTGCGCTTGAGCGACCAGATCGTCGTGGCCGCCATGCAGATCGTACCAACGTAGTTGAGAGCCCAGGGGGCGCCGCGCTCGATTGCATTTGGCAACATGCTCAGGAAGTTGAGCGCGATTTCGCTTTGACCAGCCGCGGCGAATGACCGCGCGCTGTAGGCGAAGCCCAGCGACATCCCCCATTTTCCTTCCGGTCCCATGCCCTGGATCATATCGAGGATTTCCTCGTCGCCACCGCCGAAAGCCTTGCGGATGTCCTCGACCAGCTGCTTGATATCTTCGTTCATTGCCAGATGCATTTCGACGCGTGCCGCGTGGAGCGCCAGCCGCCCGAACGTCGGCCGCGCGATTCGCGCCGCCATCGCAGTGGCGTGATCGAACGCCGCCTGAGCCTCGGGAAAATTGCCGATCATGTTCTGGCATCGCGCGACTCCCGCCCACGCTCTGACCGCGTGCGCGATCGCGCCGCGGCGCTCACTCTCGCTGGCCTGCTGGCGCCAAGTAGCCTCGGCAACACGATAGTCACCGGTCATCATGACGAGGCGGGGACCGGGGGCCGGATCGGCGAGAAGTTGCTCGCGCGAAAGATGTATCAACTCGATATTGCGCGACGCGACTTCTTCCTGCGGCAAAGCGCGGAGGACCTCCGCCAATGCCCGACTCTCCGGGCTATCAAGCGCGACGCCGGGGCCGTTCGGGTCCTCGCCCTCGGCGCGATTGATGTCGATATCGGTCAGACTCGCCCAAGTGATGTCGCGCCGGGCGCCGATATATCGAAGTCCCACTTTAGCTAACTGCCAGGCCGGTCGCGTCAGTCCTGCAGTGTACATCGCGCGCGCCGTCTGCTCGTAGTAGTCCGCCGCCGCATCGGGGCCCGCGGTTTTCAGGATCAGCGCGCCGGCTTCGTTAGCAGTGGTGAGCGCAGCTTCAGCATCGAGCGCCCAGGTCAGAGCCTGGCTGAGTCGCGCGAGGGTCTGGCTCCGCCGCGGATCGACCGGCGGCAGGAGATCGAGCGCGATTCGCAGGAAGGTCGCAACATCGTCGTGCGCGTACGACGCGGCCGCGTTATCCGCGGCGGCGAGCGCATACTGCGCGCCCTTGTCGGTTCCCTTCGCGGCCGCAGCGCGCCAGAAGTGGAAAGCGACTTCCGCGGCGTGCTGTCCAGCGCGCTCGCCCCACGCGCGTTCCATTTCTTCGGCGATCCTGCGATGGAGCCGCGCGCGCCGCACCGGGTTCAGGTTCGCGTACAACGTATGCCGCAGCAGCGAATGGGTGAAATCGAATGTATCGTGCGTGGCGCCCGCGCGCAGCAGTTGCGCCTCCAGCGCTTCGTCGATCGCGGTCAGCGCGGTGTCCTCGTCGAGTCCGGCGGTCGCCGTGGCTACCTCGAACGAGAACGATCCGTTGAATGCCGACGCAACCGAAAGCAGTTCTTTGGCACTCTCTGAGAGGCGCGAGAGTCGCTGGTTGATAACCTGGCGCACGCCCTCCGGAATTCGCAGCTCATCAACGTTCAGACTGGATGCCCAACTCTTTCCTTCAACAAGAATCTTGCCTTCCTCGAACAGGTTGAGGAGGACCTCGCGCAGAAAGAGCGGATTACCCTCGGTCGCATGGCCGAGGGCGCTGGTGAGCGCCTGCGGTGCATCCTGATGGGCGATTCGTTCGAGCAAGGCCGCTACGTCCTCGCCCTTGAGGCCCTTGAGCGTCACCGCCTCGAAGCCTCGAAGGCGGCTGATCGCCGCCAACGCGGCGGTAAGCGGATGCTGCCGGTTCACTTCGGCGTCGCGATACGCACCGATGACCAGGATCGGATACTTCGGCGTGAAATGCGCAACATGATTCAGCATCGAAGTAACGCCGCGGTCCGCCCAGTGCAAATCGTCAAGAATGAGGACCAACGGGGCATGGGCTGTGATCCCGATGAAGAACTGCGCGACCGCATCATAGAGCCGGAACTGCTCGTCTTCGCCGCCAATTGCGTCCGGTGTCGCGACGTCGTCGATCAGATCGTTCAGCACCGGTGCCATGCGGGCGAGCACTCCCGCGCGCTTGCCGATTATGGCGGCGAGCTCGGAGCGATCGGAATTGCGTGCATACTCGGTGATCGCTTCTGCGAATGGGCCGTAGGGCCGTTGCCATTCGCCGTCGTAGCAGGCGCCGCGCAAAACGGTGACGCCGCTGGTCGCGGCAATCTGGCTGAACTCCTCGAGCAGGCGAGTCTTGCCGATACCGGCTTCGCCGCGCAGCATCGTCACCGCACCGCGTCCGTTCATCAGATCGTCGAGCTTCGTACCTAGCCATTTGATCTGCTGCTCGCGCCCGACGAATGGCGTCCGGTTGAGCATCGCGGCCGGATTCGTCAGCTCATAAATCAGCTCGCACACGCCGACCGGCGCTGCGATTCCTTTGAGCATGTGATTTCCGATGTCGCGAAACTCAAATGAGCTGCGCGCGGAGAGCAGTTCCGCAACCGTGCGGCTGCAAAGGATCTGGCCGGTGTCCGCTTTGTCGCAGAGCCGGCGTGCGATCACAATTGTCGTACCGAAGTATCCGTCTTCACGGCGAATCACTTCACCAACGTGAAGGCCGACGCGCAGGGCAAAGTTCGCCCCCTCCGGCGCGCTATGCGACGCCTGCTGCATTCGCATCGCGCAGGTCACCGCGTCCGCGGTCGAGCCGAACGACGCGAGCACGCCGTCGCCCATCCATTGCAGTTCCCTGCCGCCAGAGGCCTCGATCGCATCGCTCATCAGCCGATGTTGAATATGGAAGAGCCGCTCCCCCGCCTCATCGCCGGCCCGCTCGAGATGCTCGGCCGAGTTGACGATGTCGCTGAAAAGCAGAGTTACGGTCTCTGATTGAGTCATGACTGTCCGGACGTCGAACCCTTCTTTAAGCCAAGTTTTCCAACCGATTGTAATTATATTGGCTCAAGCGCGGTTGCAACGAAATAAGAAACAGTTCATCGGCGGCAATCAGAATCATGAAAATATGGAATCTGAAACGACACCACGTGGCAACATTGAAGTCCACTAGCGAGTCAAAGCGCGCTAGCTGAAGTTGATCGTGACAGATGCGAAAACCCGCCGCTCGGCATGCCAATCAAGCCGTGGCGATAAGAACGCCGGTGTCCTTCTTGAAATGAAGCGCGCCGTGCGCGCGAATTTCGGCCTCAGCGAATGCCTTGAATGCGCGCTTCTGCTCCTCGCTCGCGAGCTTACCGAGTCGCGTCGAATCGATGTAATCGATGAGCGGCTGCGCCTCGGTGACATTGAGAGCATCATCGATTTTGCGGACTTCGACGTGCGGGAAAACCTTCTGCATGTGCTCGAGCCCGGTTTCGAGGCCGAACCGGCGCGCCGCGCGATTCGTGGAGATGCCGAGGAAGCGCTGGGCCAGCTCGTCGAATTCACGCATGTTGTTGAGCCCCATCGTTGCCGCATAACAGCAGCTTCCCGGCTTGAGCACGCGGCGAATCTCGTTCAGCGCGCGCGCTATGTCGGGCACGTGATAGAGCATGTGGTTGGCGATAACTGCATCGAAGGAGCGATCTGGAAAAGGCAGCGACTGCGCGTCGATCTGCATGAAAGTGAACCGATGCGGGATCGACGCGACGGTGCGCCGCACGTCGTCGAGCATCCCGGCTGAATAATCAGAGAGCGTGATGCGCCATCCGGTAGGGATTCGCTCCTGGTTGCCGCGCCAGAAAAGCGCCGTGCCGGATCCGAGTTCGAGGACGCGCGCATCGGCAGGGAGTTTCATCTGATCGAAGACGAAGCGGAACATCCCGCCGCGATTGGTGCTGAAGCGTCCGTGCAGCCTGACCCGAGCGTTGAAGTTGACGGGAGTCTTGTACTGCTCGCGCAACTCCTCGCGGCTGGAAATGCTTTCCGATGGCATGGCGCGATCGTTTCGCAGATCGAGGGCGGGATCAACGAGCAGCCTTACTTGTCCCCCCATCGCGACTGATATATCTCATGAGTCTCAGCACGCCCCGGTAGTGAAAAGGACATCACGGAGGTCTCCGGAACCTCAAGTCCGGGTTCGACTCCCGGCCGGGGCAATGCGAAAGATACGGATTTACCTACATCTTTTGACTGTCGGTCGATTCTTCGCTGTCGCAGCTCGCGCGTTTGTCACAATTCTGTCACACTCAACAACGATGCCCACCATACGCAATCGTGGCGGCAAATGGATCGTCATGGTCAAACCGACGGACGGAAAACGTCGCGTCAGGCACGAACTCACCGACGGTCACGC
The genomic region above belongs to Candidatus Binataceae bacterium and contains:
- a CDS encoding class I SAM-dependent methyltransferase, with translation MPSESISSREELREQYKTPVNFNARVRLHGRFSTNRGGMFRFVFDQMKLPADARVLELGSGTALFWRGNQERIPTGWRITLSDYSAGMLDDVRRTVASIPHRFTFMQIDAQSLPFPDRSFDAVIANHMLYHVPDIARALNEIRRVLKPGSCCYAATMGLNNMREFDELAQRFLGISTNRAARRFGLETGLEHMQKVFPHVEVRKIDDALNVTEAQPLIDYIDSTRLGKLASEEQKRAFKAFAEAEIRAHGALHFKKDTGVLIATA
- a CDS encoding AAA family ATPase, with the translated sequence MTQSETVTLLFSDIVNSAEHLERAGDEAGERLFHIQHRLMSDAIEASGGRELQWMGDGVLASFGSTADAVTCAMRMQQASHSAPEGANFALRVGLHVGEVIRREDGYFGTTIVIARRLCDKADTGQILCSRTVAELLSARSSFEFRDIGNHMLKGIAAPVGVCELIYELTNPAAMLNRTPFVGREQQIKWLGTKLDDLMNGRGAVTMLRGEAGIGKTRLLEEFSQIAATSGVTVLRGACYDGEWQRPYGPFAEAITEYARNSDRSELAAIIGKRAGVLARMAPVLNDLIDDVATPDAIGGEDEQFRLYDAVAQFFIGITAHAPLVLILDDLHWADRGVTSMLNHVAHFTPKYPILVIGAYRDAEVNRQHPLTAALAAISRLRGFEAVTLKGLKGEDVAALLERIAHQDAPQALTSALGHATEGNPLFLREVLLNLFEEGKILVEGKSWASSLNVDELRIPEGVRQVINQRLSRLSESAKELLSVASAFNGSFSFEVATATAGLDEDTALTAIDEALEAQLLRAGATHDTFDFTHSLLRHTLYANLNPVRRARLHRRIAEEMERAWGERAGQHAAEVAFHFWRAAAAKGTDKGAQYALAAADNAAASYAHDDVATFLRIALDLLPPVDPRRSQTLARLSQALTWALDAEAALTTANEAGALILKTAGPDAAADYYEQTARAMYTAGLTRPAWQLAKVGLRYIGARRDITWASLTDIDINRAEGEDPNGPGVALDSPESRALAEVLRALPQEEVASRNIELIHLSREQLLADPAPGPRLVMMTGDYRVAEATWRQQASESERRGAIAHAVRAWAGVARCQNMIGNFPEAQAAFDHATAMAARIARPTFGRLALHAARVEMHLAMNEDIKQLVEDIRKAFGGGDEEILDMIQGMGPEGKWGMSLGFAYSARSFAAAGQSEIALNFLSMLPNAIERGAPWALNYVGTICMAATTIWSLKRTDYIEIIERNLREKVLKPDFHFPMSDSRLCLARLCALQGRYDEASQWFDKSRDFLDTHGSRTLRSIADYDEALMYLRRGEAGDPMRALSFLHKAHDQFEQLGMSGWIRATERLASRHSLNLNNL